In the genome of Halodesulfovibrio sp. MK-HDV, the window AACGTAATCATAAGTTCGTGCACGTTTTGCTGCTCACCTGAGGCAAAAGATTCGACCATGACAGATTTTTCCTGCTGCATGTCGTTTACTTTTTTCACAGATGCTTCAACCGTATCTATAAAAGAGGTGGTTGTTTTTTCTTCAGATGCAGTGGACTGCTGCACCTTTTTATTACCAGCTGCAAAACTGTTTAAGGCTTCTGAGTACGCCTTCATTCCTATATTCTGAATAGACATGGATTACTCTCCTAACATTGCCCGCCTAACTGCGGCCAAGCTCCAATGCTTTGTTGTACATAGTTTTTACGGCATCCATTGAGGAAATGTTTGCCTCGTAACTGCGCTGTACAGTCATGAGATTAGCCATCTCTTCCACCACGTTGATGTCAGGATAAAAAACATATCCTTCTTCGTTTGCATCAGGATGCCCAGGTTCATAAACCTGTTTAAGCGGGCGTGAATCCTGTGCGACCTGACTGACTCGTACACCGCGCAAGTCTCTATCCATTGCAGTCTTCATCTGCTTGCTGAATGGATGGTCAACTTCAGTTGCCTGCAACACAACGGTTTTACGTCGGTACGGGCCGCCTTCCGCTGTTCGGGTGGTTTTTGCGTTTGCAAGGTTCATTGAAATAACGTTCATGCTTGTACGCTCTGTACTGAGCGCAGAAGCTCCGATATCGAGTGCTGTCATGAAATCCATTATTTAGCTCCGCTTGCGATGATGCTTTTCATACCTTCAAAATTGCTTTTAACTACTGTTGCCAGTGTGTTGTAGCGCATGGTATTTTTAGCCATCACAGCCATTTCTTTATCCATATCAACACGGTCTTCACCGTGAACAACG includes:
- the fliE gene encoding flagellar hook-basal body complex protein FliE, which produces MSIQNIGMKAYSEALNSFAAGNKKVQQSTASEEKTTTSFIDTVEASVKKVNDMQQEKSVMVESFASGEQQNVHELMITLQKASVAMNLTSAVRNKVLNAYNEISKMQF
- the flgC gene encoding flagellar basal body rod protein FlgC, yielding MDFMTALDIGASALSTERTSMNVISMNLANAKTTRTAEGGPYRRKTVVLQATEVDHPFSKQMKTAMDRDLRGVRVSQVAQDSRPLKQVYEPGHPDANEEGYVFYPDINVVEEMANLMTVQRSYEANISSMDAVKTMYNKALELGRS